The DNA sequence GGGCACGATGAACGGCCGGGCGCCGTGCCGGCGCAGCGCCTCCACCACCGCCTTTGTTATCCGGGGCAGCTCGGCGACGCCGCGGCTGCCGGCCGCCACCGCGACGGGGCCGCGCGGAATCCGCCGCACGATGTCGGGGGCCGCGATCTGGCGGTGAATCTCCGCTTCGACGTCGCAGCGGCCCGGCGTCGGGAACTGCTGACGTACGCGAACCAGGCGGGGCAGCGGGGCCGTCGCCGGCGCGCGAATGCCCTCGACCGCGACCGCCCCGGCGCGAGTGCCGTCCGTGCCCATCACCCCTTTCGCGTCACCCACGCGTGGGCCGGATCCTCGCTGGCCATCAGGTGCCGTCCCTCGCCGGCCAGCGCCCACAGATAGTAGAGACGGTACCCGGGCGCCGCCACCACGGGATGATACCCGAAGGGAATGACGACCGTGTCCCCGTCCTCCACCACGAACGTGGAATCGACGTGCCGCTCCGGCGAGTAGAGGCGTTGGAAGCCGAAGCCGTCTTTGGGTTTGACGCGGTAATGGTACAGTTCCTGGAACACGACCTCGCGCGGCGGGTCGTGACGATCGTGCTTGTGCGGCGGATAACTCGACCAGGCCCCCGGCTCGTTGAACGTTTCCCCGGCCACGAGGCGCTGCGCGGGCTTGGACTCGTCGAGGATCGTGTGCACGGTCCGGCGCCACGCGCCTTCGCCGCGCACGGCCACCGTGACCTCGGACGGCCGGATGACGTAGGCTTCCCCGCCCTCGGGGGCGGGCGCGCGGAACACGGCGATCTCGGCCGGCCCGCCGGCGGTGATCCGGTAGGCGGCGCCCGGCGGCGCGTACACCGAGGTCGCCACCCCGTCGAACACGTCGCTCCGCCCGCCCAGGTCGGTCCAGGTCTCCATGCCCTTGACGGCGATCGAGCACCGCCCGCCGAGGATGACGAGCAGCGATTCCTTGCCCGGCGAGACCATGTCCACCGATCGGCCGGGCGCCGGCCGGACGAGCGCGAGTTCGAGTCCGTCCGAGTCGGAGTTCGCCGGATTGACGATCTCCGAGACGCCGTCCGGCGCGCCGTGCTTGAAGAAGACCTTCATGACGTTTGCACCTCCGAGGTGAGGTTCCGGCCCGGCGGCGTCAGAGCAGGCCCTCGAGCGACACCGAGACGGCGGGATCGGCCCAGCGCGTATTGGGGATGTAGGGATACCACTCCGGCCGGCCGGGGTCCCGGTCGTATGGGTAGCCGCCCACCTCCCGGTAGTGCTCCGCGTAGCGGGCGACCTTGTCGCGGTCGAGCCGCACGCCGAGCCCCGGGGAGGCGGGGACCGCGATGCATCCGTCGCGGTACGGGAGCTTGCCGCCCTCGATGACGTCGTCCGTGAGGTGGTGGTAGTGCGCGTCGGCGGCAAAGACGAGGTTCGGCATCACGGCGGCGAGGTGGAGCATCGTGGCGAGCTGGATCCCGAGCTCGCCGGACGAGTGGACGGCCACGCCGAGCTGGAAGGTCTCGCACACGCCCGCGGCCTTGAGGCACGGCCGGATGCCGCCCCAGAACGTGGTGTCGAGCAGTACTATGTCCACGGCCGGCCGGAGGATGTTGGCCGCGAGCCCCTCGAAGTCGATCACGGCCGTGTTCGTGGCCAGCGGCACGCGTACGCGCTCCCGCAGGCGGCGCAGGCCGTTCAGGCCCCAGGTGGGATCTTCGAGGTAGTCGTTGCGGAGGTCCTCGATGGCCCGGCCGAAGCGGATCCCTTCCTCGACGCCCAGCACCGCGTTCGGATCGTACCGCAGCGAGTCTTGCGGAAACGCCTCGCCCAGCGCGCGGTAACACGCGAGCTCGTAGTCGGGCGGAAAGACGCCGCCTTTGAGCTTGTGCGTCCGGAAGCCGTGCGTGCTCCGCAGGTCGCGGGCGTGCGCGACGAGCTGTTCGACCGTGCGCACCTCGCCCTTCCCGGTGGCGGGACTCGCGTAGCGAAAGAAGAGGTACCCGGCGAAGGGGATCTCCTCACGCAGCGGGCCGCCGAGCAGATCGTAGACGGGCACCCCGAGCGCCTGTCCGATGAGATCGAGGCAGGCGAACTCGATGGCGGCGTGCAGCTGCGTCCGGTTGTTGTACAGCGCGGCCGTGGGATTGCCGATCTTGAAGCGGAGCTGTTCCAAGTCGAACGCGTCGTGGCCGAGCACGTAGGGCTTGAGGCCGGCGAGCGCGGCCTGCGCG is a window from the bacterium genome containing:
- the iolB gene encoding 5-deoxy-glucuronate isomerase, giving the protein MKVFFKHGAPDGVSEIVNPANSDSDGLELALVRPAPGRSVDMVSPGKESLLVILGGRCSIAVKGMETWTDLGGRSDVFDGVATSVYAPPGAAYRITAGGPAEIAVFRAPAPEGGEAYVIRPSEVTVAVRGEGAWRRTVHTILDESKPAQRLVAGETFNEPGAWSSYPPHKHDRHDPPREVVFQELYHYRVKPKDGFGFQRLYSPERHVDSTFVVEDGDTVVIPFGYHPVVAAPGYRLYYLWALAGEGRHLMASEDPAHAWVTRKG
- a CDS encoding enolase C-terminal domain-like protein, encoding MPIADLRATTVTVPLEAPLRHSNGAHWGRFVRTIVELETADGLVGLGELGGGGEGAQAALAGLKPYVLGHDAFDLEQLRFKIGNPTAALYNNRTQLHAAIEFACLDLIGQALGVPVYDLLGGPLREEIPFAGYLFFRYASPATGKGEVRTVEQLVAHARDLRSTHGFRTHKLKGGVFPPDYELACYRALGEAFPQDSLRYDPNAVLGVEEGIRFGRAIEDLRNDYLEDPTWGLNGLRRLRERVRVPLATNTAVIDFEGLAANILRPAVDIVLLDTTFWGGIRPCLKAAGVCETFQLGVAVHSSGELGIQLATMLHLAAVMPNLVFAADAHYHHLTDDVIEGGKLPYRDGCIAVPASPGLGVRLDRDKVARYAEHYREVGGYPYDRDPGRPEWYPYIPNTRWADPAVSVSLEGLL